AGTGTACGTGACAGGTGGCAtgactgcacctttaatgtaTCCTTCATGCTTTCTTATAACATTCTATTGACATTCATAAAACCAATTCATAGATATTCAGAGTGTAACTCAAACATGTGAAATAGTGATgtcctttaaatgttgtttcatgttgaaAATGTTGACGCTGTCCCCCACCCCTGTGTAGATTACAGTGTTAAGTCTATCATACTGGATCAGTTTCATTTGACACTGTAGCAGTCTCAAAAACGTCCTGATATGATCATCCTTAATTTTATGTACATATTAATAATGTTAAAGTATTACTGCCGTAACAGattataaagaaaacaaaaattttatacaTCTGTTAATACAGGTGGTCATTGAATGCATAACTGAATCTAGAATGGACCACGGAAAAATAGGTATAGAGAATAGGGCACAAATATTGGCCTTATTTAGTGTTCGGAACTGGCTTGCATATGATTGGTTTTATAAAGACATGCCAGCAGCTGTTACTATTCCATTAACTATTACATGTCTGGTCTTTCCATAGGTGCTATCTGTGAATCATACCTATTGAATATTAAGATTATACAATTATTTCTTGACTTGACATCGTGTATGTAAATaggtttaacattttttttttagcacatcaGCATCACTGTGTACAGTCATTTGGCGTTTGGTTATTACTTTGATACTCATGTCTTATTATTGTCACACAGCAAAGTAGAATTGTAATGTTCTTTATAAGAAATGTAAAGAATGTTTATGTTAATGATCGTATGCTAGTTTTGTTTAACCATGCTATTAGTGCATATTATCAAAGTGCATTAGCCATTTAATtatcattttcaaaaataaaaagcattgttGTAATTCTGTCAATACTGGTAATAAAAATATGCGTATTGCTTTTATTATcttctagatcagtggttctcaactggtggaatATGGGTTCAATTGTTACTCTACTAAATCGCACTTCTGTTGTTGTTTaagcatttacatatttacaaattTTCTATTCAGCCTGTATCTTGTTAATAATTGTGTCCATTGCTGGCCTAGGCAGTTCATTATAATAAATGGCAATGCTTGATTTCAAGGACTTgggtttaataatatttttttattatttggtactgtgttgggtcaccacatgatttccaaaataaaatctgggccctgaagcaaaaccagttgagaaccaccaaTATAATATACTCTCAATAGATTtattaaacatttgattttaaactgGGCTCAAGGGATCCCCAGGGGGCTACAGAGATGTTGCAAGGGGGCAGGGAgtgtaaaacataaataataacaaagataaaaaaaagtgaCATAAGCGAAACACTGGTTgcatagctttaaaaaaaaaaaattattgctagAAGAGTTTCTTTTTCTGCATTATAAAATTGTCtgtccattttatttttataattttctgccattcttttataaatcacaaataataataataaaaagtaaattaaacaattaataaaagtaaattaattaataaaagaaCAATTCCAGATTGCCAGCAAATCTCTCAACATTAATCAAATTGGAATACTGGGAATAGGCTTACGAATGTGCAAAAAGGCCTGGCTAAACCAAGCAATTAGGAAGAGATATacataacataaaaatatttacaaaccaaacaagacaaacaaaaaGAACAGTGCTTTATGACAAGTAGtgctgacatttttaaatggattcaAGGTTCATCTTAATTAATCGCTTATCTTTTTGTAACCAGTAACATAATAATTGTCTCTATCCATTTTTTGAGACAAATGACATTTTCTTGCATATTTATTCATGTTGCACCAAACTAGACACTGACTGTGTCACATGGTACTATATGAACAGTGTAATGGAAGTGACAGAGACTGACAGAAGAGATTGAAGATGAACATTTTGTAGATTAGACATTCACATCAgtgttactgtttttttttctcccattgtGTAATTTAACGATATGTCAGTGACTAGGTCAGTTGTATTCAAAGGCTGCACTAAAGCATGATCCAGTAAGTTATTGGCACAAGCCTAACAGCCTAACCCTCACTCAATTAGCAAAGGTACTTTTGTAATAGTGTGGAGTTGGTAAAAATTTGctagacattaaataaaaatgtgaaaataaacatAAGGGATAAGGGACAGAGGTTCCCGTCACACATTAAGTTAAGACGGTTGATCAAGCTAATAGAAATCTGTACTCTTAAGTATGAGCTATATCTGCTACTATTGATAAATGTGGGTATTTTGTTCCTTTTTCAGGTGAAAGTACAGCTGTAACAGAAGAGCTTCTAATAAAATTAGTTCCTTCAGAAAAAAAACCCCAATACAACAGAAACAAAAAACCTGACAATGTTGCCAAGGCAACAGAGCATTTTGCCTTGCAACGTAGGTTAGACATGAACTTTGTGAGCAAATGATTCAGTTTGTTTGTTAATCCTACATACCAAGAACAACAGATTCCATCACATAATTCACAAGCAAACTCCATGATGCCACTCATCAGGAGTCCATGTCTGATGGCTTATTAAAAGTTTATGCACATGGGAGAGTAACATTAAAAGCTGACAGGAGGGACTGAGAAACCCTTTCCCCAGCAGAAGAGGACAAAAGCTAAAGACCAAAAGCTTATAGGCAAACTACAGTGTTGATTTACAGTGCTGAAAAGGGTACAGAAGCTGATTTATTAGTAATGCAGACTGCATTCATCCTCCATCTGTACCTCTTCTTATCCAATGCTTTTCCTTAATCCTCAAAGCTGATTCACTATTTGTTCCATTTCCCCAGTTCCATGACAAATGATATTGAATGTACGGGAAAACAAATTCAGGTGAGATTTACGTCCAATGACACGCATGTACTATTTTCTTCCGTTTAAAGTGAAAACGTGAATTTCAATCCAGAGTGAACAGTATGATTTTGTTGTGGGAAAAAGAGAATCGTACAACACAACCTTTGGTTAGTATTGGCATGCCTTTATTTTCTTTAGGCTTCTCAATACTTTTAGCATTCATGCTCAGCCTAGCAGGCTCTCTCTTTGTCCTTCTCTTCAAGATCTCAGAATCAAGGGGTTCTTCCTCAACCACCAATGCAATTCCAGGTTACACCCAATCAGCAGAACTCGGGCCAATGCTGAAAATTCTAACAATCCAATTTCATGTATTTTTTCATTGGCCACATTTTGGGACCACATGTCAGCCTTTCCAATTAATCACAAGGGCATCTTGTCCTTTGTTTGAGAGGGAACTTTGCCCTCCAACCCCTCACGTTCTCCACAATTCTCGCAGTTCATCTGAAAGTAACCTTCGCTCAAATCTTTCTCAATGCATGTACATCAATGAAAAAATCAGTTCTATATAAAGCACGTCTGCTTTAATGCCGCTTTCAGGAGAAAACTTCTGAACCGAAAAGGAACAAAGAAAACCCAAAGCAGGAAGAGTAATCAATGATGCAATTTTCTTTTCCTTGCTAGATTCTTTTCAAAGAAAAAGGCTTCCTTgccttttaaaatacttttttatggtAGTGCCTCTGCAAAACATAAAAGGGCAGCAGTTCAAGCTCCTCACTTCTTTTTGTCCTTCTGCTTCTTGTCAGACTTGTGGCCTTGTTCTGCAGTCATGCTACGAGGCACGAGGAGAACGCTACCATCAGGGCAGCACTGCAGAGTGTACTCACTAGAAGAGTAGGGTCTGCCTTCCTCATCCCGTAGTTGTGCAAACACTTCGTGGCATAGTTTCTGAAACTTCTGCTTCATCTGTCTTATGCACTTAAGGCATTCCATCTTCTCCTTCTGCAGCTGCGCCTTATCACATCGCAGATCCTGCACACCCTGCTCAAGGTTGAGGATGGTGTCCAGCTTGCGCTTGCGACAGTTTTGCGCTGCCATTTTGTTTTTTCCACGACGGCGGATGTCACGAATTAAGGAGAGCTGGTCCTCATTGAGATGGTGCTTTGCCAGAAGCTCATTGAACTCATCAACAGGTAGGTTTATGATCTTCTCATTGGAGAATGGGATGTCCATGGCTCTTGCCCTGCGTTCATCACGGCTTGACTGCCTGTCTACACAGTCTAGTGGTGGTTGGAGCTTTGTTTGCTGCATTTCCTTGTCTCTGCATTTCTTGCTGCAGGATCCAGACAACTGAGAGTGCTCAGAATAGGATGGTAGATTGTAGGTGTGGTTGTGATTGACACTTTCCAAATGTGGTATGCCATTGAACTGAGAGGGATCTTGGTAGCTCATGCGGCACAACTTGCTATACTCTGGTTGGTAGCCTCCGACTGCTCCTTCCTCCGCGTCGGCTGTGGCTGCCTCCGAATCAGTGCTGTAGCCTACAGCTCCTTCCTCTGAGAATGTAGCAGAGGTGGACGAGGACGATGGCGCAGATGAGCAGGATGTCTCAGAGTTGCTGGGAGAGGCTGGGCTATGGCTGGAGTCCAATGAAAGACCAGAGTCTGAATCAAGCTCATCCTCAAGCTGAGAAGCCTGGGCTTGGCTAAAGCCCTCTTCCATAGCAAGGTCGAGCAGGCTAATTTCATCCAGCATAGACTCTTCCAGCAGGCTGGTGAAAGGGTCTGGCAACACAGGAGTGGTTGTAAGGTTGGCTGAACTGTTTAGAGGTGGTGGGAGAAAGAGTCCAGTCAGGTTAGTAGCTCCAAATGTTGAATTGATGTTGGAGGAATTGCTTGAAGAAAGCCTGACTAAGGTAGGCTGCTGACCCCCAGTGGAATCCAACTCAGGGTTGAAGAGCGTTGGGAAGTCCTGGCTGCAGCTGGGAAGTGAAGCCTGGTGGAGGTTAACATCCTGGTTAATGAGATTGGATTGCGGGAGACCAAAACTCCCCATTGTGGTTGATTCTGTAGTGCTGGCATTGTTGTTATTGGGGTCATTATTCATGGTGATATTTACTGCAGTATTGTTCACCTCCATGTCCTTAAAAAGAGGTAATAACTGTTAGCTAAACTTGTCTCCCTATACCTTCCATATGACACTTTGATGTGAATCAAGGTTGCTATTGTTAATGAAAACAATCACTAAGATCTCAAATTAACAGTacaaaaatactttaataaaaataaaaataagactgAGTTTGAAGTAAAAGGTAGggctgggggaaaaaaaatggaTTCTGTTACAAATTGCAATTCTTGAGCCAATTGCTTTTAAAATAGTCTCCctgatgaaaaatatatttttttatttcataaataaaaaataaaaaacatgtttatctTTATGCTACAatgattaatttataaatataataagctTTATTTGTGCAGAACCACACTAACAGGTTCTCTCTCTGAGAAGTTTTgtctctatctttctttctttagtcCTTTATTGCATGCCATTTCAGCCATCAAGTGATTAGTgagttcttattttttttttctctgtcagtCACCTGGGAGCAAATTGTAAGAATATTTGTGTCTATGAGAACACTGCGTAGGAGTCAATTGGTGTtttaaattggtagttttgcacatccctaccttTTACCTGCAAACTATACATTACAGAGTGAAACAATTGTAATTTCAGACACAACTGTTCATCAATAGACaatggaaaatttatatttttaagaagtttttatatcaaaacatcaaatcgCAATACGAATCAGCTAGGAAATATCATTGTAATATAAAATCAGGAAGTCTGTGGGAATTCCCAGCCCTAGTAAAAGGAGCTGTATAGATGTGCACTACAATATGAATAGAAAATGACTAGTATTTTCAATGTTGGCTGATatgatttacagtaaataatctCACAAACCTGATTTCTCACTGTTGGTGTATTCAGTTAAGAAGTGGCCATCTGATTGAGAACCACCAACAACAGTTTGCTTGTCAAACATGACATTTATGGGCATGTGAGTCAGGGCTCTGGGCATCACCACAATAATAAACCAGTATAGAGCAAAGTGCTGAAAGTGAATAATGGTGCCGTGAATGGCTCTGTTAAATATTGCAAGGATAACTAGAAAGAAATTAGAGTCTAGTTTGGTTGACTTGAAGAAAACTGCTGAAAGTTTTCCTTGCCATAATCTTTGCAAACATCAGAGCGACTATTTGTTCTCTGGTGCAAGCCATCGGACACAAGAACGGAGGGGATACAGTCCATGCTGCTGAATCATAAATGCCCAGAGATGTcagtatatttttcaatttttccaTTTAAGTATCAGTATAAGTTACTGATGTCATCAGataatatggtaacactttaaaataaggtacTGTATTTTAACATAGGTAAATGCTTGATCTACATGACATAACGATAAACAATATTTTCTGCAACATTaatgtaaaaacttttttttaagtgtacaggTATGAATtctatgtttaaataaatattatccaatattaatatgaatacattAATGAATACAACCGTATTGTTAAGGGTTATTGATTATATTTTGTGGCATTATAacagaaaaaaaacttaaaactaaataaaaacaaaaataaaattatttcagaaaatacaaaattaataaaactatGAGAATGCAGTAAGTGAACAAACCTGCAGCTCCATTATAGACATGATGTCTTGCCACTGCTGTTCAAGGTCTATTGGTGTATCAGATTGGGATGGAGGGCCTTGTAGAGGGAGCCCCTGTGATGTAGAGGGAGTTTCCTCAATTGCAGCTCTCAGCTGTGATGTCGAACCAGTGGTCTGGAACTAAAAatagagagaattttatttttaaaatgacaatcAATTCACAAAAAAGACATTGTTAAGTCAAGCcattttttaatgtgtattgTAACATACATTTCCTCTTTGAAAATTCTGCTGTTACCTCTGGCTCCTCTCCAAATGGGAAGGTGGCCTCCAGAAGCCTCAGACATTCCTGCAGGGATAATGAAGTTTGAGCACCAAGACTGGTGAGCTAGGGAAGATGACaagaaaatgtgtaaaatgtaaatacaagGTTAACAGGAATTGATCTGCATCTACAGCTCACCAGCCTCTGAGTATTTTAACAGCATTATGCAACAACACCTAGCTGTGCCCCTCACACTTTTCTGGAATCCGAGCATATTACAGCACATACCTCCTCAGGTATGCTCTCTCCTGTCTCTCCATCAACATGAGTTAAGCTTTGCTGCACTGCATGTAGATTGAGTCCATTTCTCCAGCTTTCCTCTCTTCCACCTGCCTCCTTGTTCTCTTCATTAGGTTTATCAGCCTCACTCTCCTTCTGTCGATTGCAATAGTTAAATACTTCTCGTCCAGCACCAAGGTCAATATCCTGCCTCCAAAGAATGTCTATGAGGTCAATGTCCTAGAAAGACAGTATTTTAATCAAAAGGGAGGGTCATTGAACATGCAAGCAGTCCTTTCGAGGGCTAAGATTACATTCCATTAAAATCCATTTAATGAAGGACAAGACACAAAACATATCAGGTCTAATTTGTCTGATTGCATAGAACTGTCCCAAGCACAGATTAATACATATATAATGAAGGAAACATTTCTTTCTCAAAATTTCAACAGCTTCATATCCTGTGGTAAGGTCTTGTGACAATCACACCTCTCTCTAAAGGGCAAGTCTACTGAATATATTAGCCTTAGAACAACAATATAATCCTTAGCGTTACTTGTCCCACAAATCAAAGCTGTGAAATTGCTAGATGTAATATTAAGACCTGCATTAGATGGCTCTGGAAGAAGCAGCTTAAACAACATTCATATTAGCAAAACTACCAAGCTTTGTGTGAAACGCAGTCCTATCTTTGAGGCAGGGACATTACTGTGGCCACACCCTGTCAGACCACTATTGTAAGGCTTATAATTTAGAGAATACCAATACCTCACATATAATACACTTCATAGCCAATTCACATTCTACTTAACCTTATATGTTATAATACAACACTGTTctcactctaaaaaaaaaaaaaaaaaatcaaacaccgACTAGAGCCAATCTAATTACAATAGGCTAAGCTTAAACACACAGCTATTGTACCTCTTTGGATAGGTCGTCACTGCTCACTCTGTCCCCTTGCTCCTGATTGTCCACAGGGGCCAAGGCTCCCAGACTGTCCTCTCCACTGAGGCTGTAAGTGGTCTCAGAAGCACTG
This window of the Xyrauchen texanus isolate HMW12.3.18 chromosome 40, RBS_HiC_50CHRs, whole genome shotgun sequence genome carries:
- the LOC127633245 gene encoding endoplasmic reticulum membrane sensor NFE2L1-like isoform X1, translated to MLYLKKYFTEGLIQFTILLSLIGVREDLDTYLNNQLPPLREIILGPSSAYTQTQFHNLRNTLDGYGIHPKSVDLDHFFATRRLLNQVRSLDHLRVPTTELSAWLVHRDPETVVSATSQSSPSIALDNGGSLEDVNNSEASAMRGAGSASETTYSLSGEDSLGALAPVDNQEQGDRVSSDDLSKEDIDLIDILWRQDIDLGAGREVFNYCNRQKESEADKPNEENKEAGGREESWRNGLNLHAVQQSLTHVDGETGESIPEELTSLGAQTSLSLQECLRLLEATFPFGEEPEFQTTGSTSQLRAAIEETPSTSQGLPLQGPPSQSDTPIDLEQQWQDIMSIMELQDMEVNNTAVNITMNNDPNNNNASTTESTTMGSFGLPQSNLINQDVNLHQASLPSCSQDFPTLFNPELDSTGGQQPTLVRLSSSNSSNINSTFGATNLTGLFLPPPLNSSANLTTTPVLPDPFTSLLEESMLDEISLLDLAMEEGFSQAQASQLEDELDSDSGLSLDSSHSPASPSNSETSCSSAPSSSSTSATFSEEGAVGYSTDSEAATADAEEGAVGGYQPEYSKLCRMSYQDPSQFNGIPHLESVNHNHTYNLPSYSEHSQLSGSCSKKCRDKEMQQTKLQPPLDCVDRQSSRDERRARAMDIPFSNEKIINLPVDEFNELLAKHHLNEDQLSLIRDIRRRGKNKMAAQNCRKRKLDTILNLEQGVQDLRCDKAQLQKEKMECLKCIRQMKQKFQKLCHEVFAQLRDEEGRPYSSSEYTLQCCPDGSVLLVPRSMTAEQGHKSDKKQKDKKK
- the LOC127633245 gene encoding endoplasmic reticulum membrane sensor NFE2L1-like isoform X2; amino-acid sequence: MLYLKKYFTEGLIQFTILLSLIGVREDLDTYLNNQLPPLREIILGPSSAYTQTQFHNLRNTLDGYGIHPKSVDLDHFFATRRLLNQVRSLDHLRVPTTELSAWLVHRDPETVVSATSQSSPSIALDNGGSLEDVNNSEASAMRGAGSASETTYSLSGEDSLGALAPVDNQEQGDRVSSDDLSKEDIDLIDILWRQDIDLGAGREVFNYCNRQKESEADKPNEENKEAGGREESWRNGLNLHAVQQSLTHVDGETGESIPEELTSLGAQTSLSLQECLRLLEATFPFGEEPEFQTTGSTSQLRAAIEETPSTSQGLPLQGPPSQSDTPIDLEQQWQDIMSIMELQASLPSCSQDFPTLFNPELDSTGGQQPTLVRLSSSNSSNINSTFGATNLTGLFLPPPLNSSANLTTTPVLPDPFTSLLEESMLDEISLLDLAMEEGFSQAQASQLEDELDSDSGLSLDSSHSPASPSNSETSCSSAPSSSSTSATFSEEGAVGYSTDSEAATADAEEGAVGGYQPEYSKLCRMSYQDPSQFNGIPHLESVNHNHTYNLPSYSEHSQLSGSCSKKCRDKEMQQTKLQPPLDCVDRQSSRDERRARAMDIPFSNEKIINLPVDEFNELLAKHHLNEDQLSLIRDIRRRGKNKMAAQNCRKRKLDTILNLEQGVQDLRCDKAQLQKEKMECLKCIRQMKQKFQKLCHEVFAQLRDEEGRPYSSSEYTLQCCPDGSVLLVPRSMTAEQGHKSDKKQKDKKK
- the LOC127633245 gene encoding endoplasmic reticulum membrane sensor NFE2L1-like isoform X3, which encodes MLYLKKYFTEGLIQFTILLSLIGVREDLDTYLNNQLPPLREIILGPSSAYTQTQFHNLRNTLDGYGIHPKSVDLDHFFATRRLLNQVRSLDHLRVPTTELSAWLVHRDPETVVSATSQSSPSIALDNGGSLEDVNNSEASAMRGAGSASETTYSLSGEDSLGALAPVDNQEQGDRVSSDDLSKELTSLGAQTSLSLQECLRLLEATFPFGEEPEFQTTGSTSQLRAAIEETPSTSQGLPLQGPPSQSDTPIDLEQQWQDIMSIMELQDMEVNNTAVNITMNNDPNNNNASTTESTTMGSFGLPQSNLINQDVNLHQASLPSCSQDFPTLFNPELDSTGGQQPTLVRLSSSNSSNINSTFGATNLTGLFLPPPLNSSANLTTTPVLPDPFTSLLEESMLDEISLLDLAMEEGFSQAQASQLEDELDSDSGLSLDSSHSPASPSNSETSCSSAPSSSSTSATFSEEGAVGYSTDSEAATADAEEGAVGGYQPEYSKLCRMSYQDPSQFNGIPHLESVNHNHTYNLPSYSEHSQLSGSCSKKCRDKEMQQTKLQPPLDCVDRQSSRDERRARAMDIPFSNEKIINLPVDEFNELLAKHHLNEDQLSLIRDIRRRGKNKMAAQNCRKRKLDTILNLEQGVQDLRCDKAQLQKEKMECLKCIRQMKQKFQKLCHEVFAQLRDEEGRPYSSSEYTLQCCPDGSVLLVPRSMTAEQGHKSDKKQKDKKK